DNA sequence from the Caldisericota bacterium genome:
TTTGATATCTGCAAAATCTAATTCATCATGTACAACACCTTTTGCTAGCTCATCTTTAATATCGATATGTTCAGGCATAATTTCCCTGTCCTCATTAAGAAATTCCACTGCTTCTTTCAAGTGCTTTACAGGATAACAATCCACGCCATCTATAATCTCCACTTCTCTTCTATTGTCTAATGGTGTGATAAAATTAGCATGCCCTTTACCAGAGAGCCCAATTGCCATAGGAAGTGCTCCAGAAATTTTCCTTACTCCGCCATTCAGAGAAAGCTCTCCTGCAAAATGGAATTGAGCAACTCTTTCAGCAGAATGTATTACCTCTGTTGCCGTAAGAATCCCTATTGCAATTGGCAAATCATATATTGAGCCTTCTTTTCTCACCTCAGCAGGCGCAAGATTAACAGTAATGCGACGCATTGGAAATTCAAAACCAGTATTTTTAATTGCAGAGCGCACTCTTTCTCTTGCTTCTTTTACTGCTTCGTCAGGTAAACCCACAATAGTAAACGTCGGAAGCCCAGGAGAAATGTCTACCTCAACGATTACGTCTATCTCTTCAAGCCCTCTAAGTGAAACACTCTTTATTTTAGCAAGCATCTCATCTATGGAAGAGCTACGTATGTGTCTTCATCAAAATAAAGTTCACGTTCCCACTCCACCTCTTCTGTGATTAAAAGGTGGGGTTTATCGACAAGTTCCACTCTAAAAAATGTAGATCGATACCAGGGATAATTAGGCGCTTTTACCTTGAAAGGCGCTTCTTTTACCACCCTGAATCCTTTTTCGATAATTCTCTCGCCAACAAGCAAATATTTATTAAAATCACGGACAACATCAGTGATAACGAGATTTGTATTTAGCAAATCCTTCTCAACGCCGAACCACTTTTTAAGAGAAGATTCATAATGGCTCAGACCAAAATAGCCAGCACTGCCTTTGCCTTGAAGTGCTGCAACGCAACGTGATACAAAAAGCCTTATCCCTGGAACGGTTTCCACAGGATCAGTGAGAAAAGTATCAAATTTGCCGTAGAGTTCTTTTCGCAAGGGCTTTCTTGCATCAAAAAACTCGGCCTTAACATTCAAAAACATTTTGTCAGCTATGCTATTTATATAATCCACAATACGGCTATCAATTTCTACAACACATATTTCATCGGGAAGACCGGTTAATGCCATTGCAATGCTGGTAAGATCATCGTCTCCAAGAAAAAAAATCCTTTTGTTCTCAAGATCTCCCCTCTGGTAAACAAATTCTGCACGTCTCATAGAAACCTCCGGCGGAACAATCCCTTGATCAAAATCCGCAATTGCTCTGGGCCTTTCTTTAAATACTTCTTTAAATTTGTTAGTAGCAGCGCTAAACAGATTGCTTGCCACATAACCTGTGCCTTCGCAATAAGAACAAGTAAAATCTCTCTCAGGGGAAATCATGTATTCGCGTGCTAATACAATCCCTTTCTCTGTAAGAGCAATCCTGTCTTCATCAGACCTAATCAGGTCATTGTTTTTAAATTTATTCAGTGTCTCAATTGTATGCTTGATATCCCCATCCTGATGATTGATTAATTCCCAGAGTGATTTGCTTGATTTAAGCAAAGTACGTAAAAGTTGTTCTTCTGTTCTATCCACAAAAACCTCCCTTCTCAAAAAAATTATTGGCGAACAATCCATTTTACAACAATTTATCTGTTTTACAAAAACTCTTATTACAAGTATAATAATGTGATGGAGATAAAGGGAATCGGAATAGATATTATAAGTATAAAAAGGATGAAAGAAATGGTAGCAAAATACGGAGACCGTTTCTTAAATAGGATATTTACTGAAAAAGAAATTAATAATTTTCAAAACAATAAAAATAGTATAGAAAATTTTGCCGGAAGATTCGCCGCAAAAGAGGCAGTTATAAAAGCAACTAAGAAACATCTGTCGGCAAAGGATATAGAAATTTTAAGAAGAAAGGATGGAGAGCCGTTTGTTGCCGGCAAAGAAAATATTCTTGTATCAATTTCGCATGAACGAGAATATGCCATAGCAATGGCTATCATAAGGGAGGATGGACATGAAAGTTGCATCGGTTGATGAAATAACAAATCTCGACAAAAATGCAGAGAAAAAATTTGGCATTTCACAGGAAATTTTGATGGAAAACGCTGGAAACGCAGTTTTTCACGTCATTGAAAACGAGATAGGCATGAGAGAAAAAAGATTTGTTATATTTGCCGGTCCCGGCAATAACGGAGGAGATGGCTTTGTAGTAGCAAGAAAGCTTTCATCAACAGGAGCAAAAGTATCTCTCTTTTTTATAGGAGACAAAAACAAATTAAAAGGGGCAGCAAAGAAAAATTATACCCGATTAAACGGATTCCCCATTGAACAATACAATATAGAGTTCTTTGACAGAATTGTAGAAACCAGTATAGAGAAGTCAGATGTAATAATAGATGCCATATTCGGGACAGGTCTGTCAAGAAAAATTAGCGGAATACACAAAGAAATCCTTCAGGGAATCAATCTCAGCAATAAAACGGTTATAAGCATTGACATACCATCCGGCATTAATGGCGACGGAGGCGAAGTGATGGGTCTCGCAGTAAAAGCAGATTACACTGTTACCTTTGGTCTGCCAAAAAGAGGGCACTTTCTCTATCCCGGAGCAGAACATACTGGAAAACTGTATGTTTCTCACATATCATATCCTCCGTCGCTATATGAAAATCCAGAAATAAACGTTCAGCTGAACACGCCAGTAGAACTTCCGACAAGGAAAAAAGACACACACAAAGGGAGCTATGGAAAAGCGCTGTTTATAGCGGGCAGTAAAAATTATCTTGGCGCGCCAATGTTTTGCTCATACGCATTCCTCAAATCAGGCGGTGGGTTATCGTATCTTGCAACGCCTAAAAGCATCGCACCGTTTATTGCAATGAAGGCAAGCGAAGTAATAATGATGCCTGCTCAGGAAACTAAAGAACAATCTATTTCAATGCAAAATCTTGATAATCTTCTAAAGCTATCCGAGCAAATGGACATTGTAGCTATTGGCTCCGGCGTAACTCTTGAAAAAGAAACAAAAAAATTTGTAAAAGAATTTGTGAAACAAGTAGGTAAACCAATCATTATTGACGGAGACGGATTAACGGCTATTTCAGAAGAGATAAAAATACTCAAAAAAAGAAAAGCGGAAACTATTATTACACCTCATATGGGAGAGTTTGAAAAAATCACAAAAAGAAAGATAAATGAAATAAAGAAAAACCGCATCAAAATTCTTCAAGAAAGTGCACAAGAACTCAATACAACAATCATTTTGAAAGGAGCATTCACATTAATAGGCATGAAAGACGGTAAAATTTTTATCAATCTGTCTGGAAACCCAGGGATGGCCACAGCAGGAAGCGGAGATGTCTTAACTGGCACGATTGCTGCAATGTACGGACTTAAACTACCCGTAGAAAGTGCATCAAGAACCGGCGTATTCATACATGGAATCTCGGGGGACTTAAAAGCAAAAGAAAAAGGAATAGACGGAATAACAGCAACGGATATTTTAGAAGGGTTGCCAGGTGCAATAAAATACTATAAAGAAAATTATAAAACAATAAAGGAAACAAACTATGAAAGAATATATCTTATTTGACAATATCGATATTTACACAAAAATAGTAGAAACCAAACCATTAGATCTATTGGCAAACATTTTGCTTCTTTCGTACCTTTCTCTTGCCAAAAAATACAACGAAATCCTGGAATATGCCACATACTTTTCAATAAACAGCAACATACAAAGTAATATATTAATAGAAAATTTTCATCTTTTGGGCTACATAGGAACAGGGGACATTGCAAACAGTAAGATCCAGGTAAAACTTAATTTTTCTATTGACCCGGAAAATGCTTATACCCATCTACTAAACAGTTTAATAGGGAAAAAAGAGGGCAGGGACTATCTCAGCGAAATAAAAAAAGCTTATCTTTTCTTGCCTGATACAGAAAAAAACATCTTTCTAAGCAAACTAATTTTTAAAAAAGAAGAATTAGAAAAGGAAAAGGACCTGTACATCATTCCAGATAACATATACAAAAAAGAAGGGCCGCTTGTAAAGAAAATTCAAGACGCCATCCAGCAAGATCCGGAAAATCCAATATTTAAGACATCCATTGCAGAAACACTGTATAGAGCAGATAGAATAGAAGAAGCAGAAATGTATATAAACCTTGTGCTCACGCAGTATCCCAATTACCCAAGAGCACTGTTTATTGCTAAAGAAATTGCAAAACTTCATGCAGAAGAAGAAAAAGAAATAAAATATTTTGAAAAAATCCTTAACGTAGATTTCCTATCGCCTTATCTGGACGAAACAGCACAAGCGTCCATTGCAAAAGATGAACAAGGCAAATTCATTGAGCTAAAAGAACTTTTTAAAAGTCCTGATAATCCATTCATATCCTTCTTTAAAAAAGAAATAGAAAACATCTTTCCTGAAAAAGATGAACAGATACCGCAGGTAATCCAAACAAAAAAGGCAGAAGACAACTTGAAAAATAGTTTTGACCTATTGAAAGAAAAAAAATACGCCGAGGCATTAGCAGGATTTTTAAAAGAATTAAAAAAGAAATAATTTACTTTACAGCAAAATAAATTTATACAAAGGGGGTACATATGAAAATTCAATGGTTAGGCCATTCAAGCTTTTTAATAGAAACAAACGGAATAAAAATCCTCACCGACCCATTCGATAATTCAATAGGATATACAACAATCTTCCCTGATGTAGATATTATCCTCGTTTCGCATGAGCACTTTGACCATAATGCAGTAGAAAATGTCCCTTCATACAAACAAGTCATTAAAGGAAATGTAGAAAAAGAATTTGAAGGGATAAAGATAAAGGGAATCGCCGGATATCACGATGATCAGAAAGGGTCTCTTCGCGGAAAGATAACGATGTTTAAAATCCAATCAGAAGACATACCGCTACTTCATCTCGGAGACCTGGGAACACTGCTCACCGACGAACAACTAAACGAAATAGGTAAAGTAGACATAGTAATGGTACCAGTTGGAGGAAAATATA
Encoded proteins:
- a CDS encoding MBL fold metallo-hydrolase, which encodes MKIQWLGHSSFLIETNGIKILTDPFDNSIGYTTIFPDVDIILVSHEHFDHNAVENVPSYKQVIKGNVEKEFEGIKIKGIAGYHDDQKGSLRGKITMFKIQSEDIPLLHLGDLGTLLTDEQLNEIGKVDIVMVPVGGKYTIGPEEAWEVIKQLNPKIVIPMHYKTPFLTLDILPLNNFLESKSYEEKDVLEITSSTIPSSLQIITFPYPE
- a CDS encoding NAD(P)H-hydrate dehydratase, producing the protein MKVASVDEITNLDKNAEKKFGISQEILMENAGNAVFHVIENEIGMREKRFVIFAGPGNNGGDGFVVARKLSSTGAKVSLFFIGDKNKLKGAAKKNYTRLNGFPIEQYNIEFFDRIVETSIEKSDVIIDAIFGTGLSRKISGIHKEILQGINLSNKTVISIDIPSGINGDGGEVMGLAVKADYTVTFGLPKRGHFLYPGAEHTGKLYVSHISYPPSLYENPEINVQLNTPVELPTRKKDTHKGSYGKALFIAGSKNYLGAPMFCSYAFLKSGGGLSYLATPKSIAPFIAMKASEVIMMPAQETKEQSISMQNLDNLLKLSEQMDIVAIGSGVTLEKETKKFVKEFVKQVGKPIIIDGDGLTAISEEIKILKKRKAETIITPHMGEFEKITKRKINEIKKNRIKILQESAQELNTTIILKGAFTLIGMKDGKIFINLSGNPGMATAGSGDVLTGTIAAMYGLKLPVESASRTGVFIHGISGDLKAKEKGIDGITATDILEGLPGAIKYYKENYKTIKETNYERIYLI
- a CDS encoding bis-aminopropyl spermidine synthase family protein; the encoded protein is MDRTEEQLLRTLLKSSKSLWELINHQDGDIKHTIETLNKFKNNDLIRSDEDRIALTEKGIVLAREYMISPERDFTCSYCEGTGYVASNLFSAATNKFKEVFKERPRAIADFDQGIVPPEVSMRRAEFVYQRGDLENKRIFFLGDDDLTSIAMALTGLPDEICVVEIDSRIVDYINSIADKMFLNVKAEFFDARKPLRKELYGKFDTFLTDPVETVPGIRLFVSRCVAALQGKGSAGYFGLSHYESSLKKWFGVEKDLLNTNLVITDVVRDFNKYLLVGERIIEKGFRVVKEAPFKVKAPNYPWYRSTFFRVELVDKPHLLITEEVEWERELYFDEDTYVALP
- the acpS gene encoding holo-ACP synthase, with the protein product MEIKGIGIDIISIKRMKEMVAKYGDRFLNRIFTEKEINNFQNNKNSIENFAGRFAAKEAVIKATKKHLSAKDIEILRRKDGEPFVAGKENILVSISHEREYAIAMAIIREDGHESCIG